In Centropristis striata isolate RG_2023a ecotype Rhode Island chromosome 15, C.striata_1.0, whole genome shotgun sequence, a genomic segment contains:
- the rbm27 gene encoding RNA-binding protein 27 isoform X1 codes for MIIENVEALKSWLAKLLEPICDADPSALANYVVALVKKDKPEKELKALCADQLDVFLQKETTGFVDKLFECLTTKNYLGNPAAKEVPKEEVKPPAVKSDVVEAETPEEERENRRRRSPQRNRSDFESRSRDDRRRDERKRRDFDRHGKSGSDSHRERERHERRRGSPRGRSYSRSRSRSRSRSRSGSRGKSRDREHRGGRDFKSKFELERKDTECYNSSNTSGSQQQHPPPLLPLPTPPHPFSSSSSAGVSGVGGVPVVTSAHLPDSTTDSWSGYYGTQRQDGVVKPFSNKSVSLKQRCRDYDEKGFCVRGDLCPFDHGNDPLIVDDVNLPNMIPFPPPPVMPPAGLPMPPITEPPPPLRMPAMPPYGQPPPPGVFPMPGPPMIATSGIDTPNHQTAITSSPPIGPPGVGLPPTLPPPPPPPPSSSSSVSLRPQYVQSEYNYDPEGYNPESPGLTAAGRNPYRQFIPRVQSQRSNLIGLTSSEGQGSRAANIVIQTEPATAASTPGSNVSRFNTEQDNRKRTMGPSTAEGPAAKKPWMEKPSFNNQHKNTFPKRYHYVNTKLEVRKIPRELNNITKLNEHFSKFGTIVNIQVVFGGDPEAALIQYTKNEEARRAISSTEAVLNNRFIRVYWHREPGTNTTGLQQQDQSSGSQGAGSVPSQGPQHNTMHKGIKQHSPAAYVLNKTVAKHRLPALPGITATTKPESLNTNTDGVTVAPALTNTQKGPYTSTALKSSSKSFGRTGKALEAQEVLKKKQEALKLQQDMRKKKQEMLKTQIDCQKALINRLEKNRGMKPEERANIMKTLKELTEKIAQLQNDMNPASQVSTAKSNHGQSKTKTDAQKELLDAELDFHKKMSSGEDTTDLKRKLGQLQVEATRLGLIRPPAGRGRGRGKMALEPGSVHAGRGRGRSREMMARSGAVNRMVVDHRPRSLAILGVTQEEKEELMPHFVKFGEVEDVRDQDANTVVMTFKTRSEAENAANQGAKFKGRVLQISWHKPKTPSVTTEPEEEEAKDEDNTKEASSYLPGEEEEEEEEDDDEDDEYESRSWRR; via the exons ATGATCATAGAGAATGTTGAAGCCTTGAAGTCGTGGCTGGCAAAACTCCTGGAGCCAAT ATGTGATGCTGACCCCTCTGCGTTAGCCAACTACGTGGTGGCTCTTGTGAAGAAGGACAAACCGGAGAAAGAGCTGAAAGCACTTTGTGCTGATCAGCTTGATGTCTTCCTACAAAAAG AGACAACGGGATTTGTCGATAAACTTTTTGAATGTCTAACAACAAAGAACTACCTGGGAAATCCTGCTGCCAAGGAAGTTCCTAAAGAAGAGGTCAAACCACCTGCAGTCAAATCTGATGTTGTAGAG gCTGAAActccagaggaggagagagaaaacaggcGGAGGAGAAGTCCTCAGAGAAACCGATCTGACTTCGAGTCCAG GAGCCGCGATGACAGGAGGCGAGATGAGCGCAAGCGCCGCGACTTCGATCGGCACGGGAAAAGCGGCAGCGACTCTCACCGCGAGCGGGAGCGACACGAGCGTCGCAGGGGCAGCCCCCGCGGGAGGAGCTACAGCCGGAGCCGCAGCAGAAGCCGCAGCCGGAGCAGGAGTGGCAGCCGAGGAAAGAGCAGGGACAGGGAGCACAGAGGAGGCAGAG ACTTCAAGTCAAAGTTTGAGTTGGAAAGGAAGGATACAGAGTGCTACAACTCTTCCAACACATCAGgctcccagcagcagcacccgCCGCCTCTCCTGCCTCTGCCCACACCTCCGCACCCCTTTTCTTCCTCGTCGTCCGCTGGAGTCTCAGGAGTTGGAGGCGTTCCCGTAGTTACATCGGCTCACCTGCCCGATAGCACGACAGACAGCTGGTCTGGCTACTATGGCACCCAGAGGCAAGATGGCGTCGTCAAGCCATTCAGCAACAAGAGCGTTTCGCTCAAACAGCGCTGCAGGGATTACGATG AAAAGGGATTTTGTGTCCGTGGTGACCTTTGTCCATTCGACCACGGCAACGACCCTCTAATCGTTGATGATGTCAATCTACCCAACATGATTCCGTTCCCTCCCCCACCTGTTATGCCCCCCGCTGGTCTGCCCATGCCCCCAATCACTGAGCCACCGCCTCCCCTCAGGATGCCTGCGATGCCACCCTATGGCCAGCCACCACCACCGGGTGTCTTCCCCATGCCTG GACCCCCAATGATAGCAACCAGTGGGATTGATACCCCCAACCACCAAACGGCAATCACTTCTTCTCCTCCCATCGGACCACCCGGTGTGGGGCTACCGCctactcttcctcctcctcctccacctcctccttcctcGTCTTCATCTGTTTCTCTTCGTCCCCAATATGTCCAGTCTGAAT ATAACTATGATCCAGAGGGCTATAACCCTGAATCACCGGGCCTGACTGCAGCAGGGCGAAACCCGTACCGCCAGTTCATTCCCCGGGTGCAGAGCCAGCGCTCCAACCTCATCGGCCTCACCTCGAGCGAAGGACAAGGCTCCAGAG CTGCCAACATAGTGATTCAGACAGAGCCTGCCACTGCAGCCAGCACTCCTGGAAGTAACGTGTCCCGTTTCAACACAGAGCAGGACAACAGGAAGAGAACCATGGGACCCAGTACAGCTGAGGGTCCAGCTGCTAAAAAACCCTGGATGGAGAA GCCGAGCTTTAACAACCAACATAAGAACACTTTTCCCAAGAGGTATCACTATGTGAACACCAAGTTGGAGGTGCGCAAGATCCCACGCGAGCTCAACAACATCACCAAGCTCAATGAGCACTTCAGCAAGTTTGGAACCATCGTCAATATCCAG GTGGTGTTTGGTGGAGACCCAGAGGCGGCGTTAATACAGTACACAAAGAATGAAGAGGCCAGACGGGCCATATCCAGCACCGAGGCGGTCCTCAACAACCGCTTCATCCGCGTGTACTGGCACCGCGAGCCCGGCACTAACACCACAGGGCTTCAGCAGCAGGACCAGAGCTCAGGGAGCCAGGGGGCCGGGTCAGTGCCCAGCCAGGGGCCGCAGCACAACACCATGCATAAG GGGATCAAGCAGCACAGTCCAGCTGCCTACGTGTTGAACAAGACTGTAGCCAAGCATCGCCTGCCAGCCTTGCCTGGGATCACAGCTACCACCAAGCCAGAGAgcctgaacacaaacacagacggtGTCACT GTGGCGCCTGCACTGACGAACACCCAGAAGGGCCCCTACACTTCCACAGCCCTGAAGTCGTCCTCAAAGAGCTTTGGGAGAACGGGAAAAGCACTAGAAGCACAGGAAGTCCTCAAGAAGAAACAG GAGGCATTAAAACTCCAGCAGGACATGAGAAAGAAGAAGCAAGAGAtgttaaagacacaaattgactgcCAGAAG GCCCTGATAAACCGCCTGGAGAAGAACCGAGGGATGAAACCTGAGGAGCGAGCCAACATCATGAAGACCCTGAAGGAGCTGACGGAGAAGATCGCACAGCTGCAGAATGATATGAACCCCGCCTCCCAGGTATCCACTGCAAAATCCAACCACGGCCAGTCCAAGACCAAGACTGAT GCCCAGAAGGAATTGCTGGATGCTGAGCTGGACTTTCACAAGAAGATGAGCTCTGGAGAGGATACAACAGACCTCAAGAGAAAACTGGGACAGCTACAGGTGGAG GCGACTCGGTTGGGTCTGATCCGGCCTCCAGCGGGTCGAGGTCGGGGTCGTGGGAAGATGGCGCTGGAGCCCGGTTCGGTGCACGCAGGACGTGGCAGGGGTCGAAGCCGGGAGATGATGGCTCGCAGCGGGGCCGTAAACCGCATGGTGGTCGACCACAGGCCCAGATCCCTGGCTATTCTAGGGGTTActcaggaggagaaggaggagctaATGCCGCACTTTGtg AAATTTGGTGAGGTCGAGGATGTCCGTGACCAAGACGCCAACACTGTTGTCATGACCTTCAAAACACGAAGCGAAGCAGAGAAT gCAGCAAATCAGGGAGCTAAGTTCAAAGGTCGTGTGCTGCAGATTTCCTGGCACAAGCCCAAGACGCCCTCTGTTACAACGgagccggaggaggaggaggctaaAGATGAGGATAATACG AAGGAAGCTAGCTCTTACTTGCctggtgaggaggaagaggaagaggaggaggacgacgaTGAAGATGACGAGTACGAGAGCCGATCTTGGAGACGATGA
- the pou4f3 gene encoding POU domain, class 4, transcription factor 3, with the protein MMTMNGKQHFSMHPALHEPKYPGLHSGSEGMRRVCLPAPQLQGNIFGGFDESLLARAEALAAADSIVSHGKSHPFKPDVTYHTMSSVPCTSASSSSSTTVPISHVPSTIASHHHHHHLGQTLEAGDLLDHLSTSLAVSGMGAPEPPGMTTTAHHHQHSHHHLQTMGQLHQAMANMAHPHSLSVHGGMACVNDVESDPRELEAFAERFKQRRIKLGVTQADVGSALANLKIPGVGSLSQSTICRFESLTLSHNNMIALKPVLQAWLEEAEAAYREKSSKPDLFNGNERKRKRTSIAAPEKRSLEAYFAIQPRPSSEKIAAIAEKLDLKKNVVRVWFCNQRQKQKRMKYSAVH; encoded by the exons ATGATGACCATGAACGGCAAGCAGCATTTCTCCATGCACCCGGCTCTGCACGAGCCCAAGTATCCCGGCCTGCACTCAGGCTCGGAGGGCATGCGCAGAGTCTGTCTGCCCGCCCCGCAG CTGCAGGGCAATATATTCGGAGGCTTTGATGAGAGCCTGCTGGCACGGGCAGAGGCTCTGGCGGCTGCTGACAGCATTGTCTCTCACGGCAAGAGTCACCCGTTCAAACCAGACGTGACTTACCATACCATGAGCAGTGTCCCCTGCACCTcagcctcctcttcttcctccaccaCCGTGCCCATCTCCCACGTCCCCTCCACCATCGCCtcccaccaccatcaccaccacctcGGACAGACCCTGGAGGCCGGGGACCTCCTGGACCACCTCTCCACCAGCCTGGCCGTGAGCGGGATGGGGGCTCCGGAGCCTCCCGGGATGACCACGACGGCGCACCACCACCAGCACTCTCACCACCACCTGCAGACCATGGGGCAGCTGCACCAGGCGATGGCCAACATGGCCCACCCTCACTCCCTGTCCGTGCACGGCGGCATGGCGTGCGTCAACGACGTGGAGTCGGATCCAAGGGAGCTGGAAGCGTTTGCGGAGAGGTTCAAGCAGAGGAGGATCAAACTCGGAGTGACCCAGGCGGACGTCGGGTCGGCGCTGGCTAACCTCAAGATCCCCGGAGTGGGCTCTTTGAGCCAGAGCACCATCTGCAGGTTCGAGTCCCTCACCTTGTCCCACAACAACATGATCGCGCTCAAGCCGGTTCTCCAGGCCTGGCTGGAGGAGGCGGAGGCTGCGTACCGGGAGAAAAGCAGCAAGCCGGACCTTTTCAACGGGAACGAGAGGAAAAGAAAGCGCACCTCCATCGCCGCGCCGGAGAAGCGCTCTTTGGAGGCGTACTTTGCCATCCAGCCTCGGCCCTCCTCGGAAAAAATCGCGGCCATCGCCGAAAAACTGGACCTGAAAAAGAACGTGGTTCGAGTGTGGTTTTGCAACCAGCGGCAAAAACAGAAACGAATGAAATACTCTGCGGTGCACTGA
- the rbm27 gene encoding RNA-binding protein 27 isoform X2: MIIENVEALKSWLAKLLEPICDADPSALANYVVALVKKDKPEKELKALCADQLDVFLQKETTGFVDKLFECLTTKNYLGNPAAKEVPKEEVKPPAVKSDVVEAETPEEERENRRRRSPQRNRSDFESRSRDDRRRDERKRRDFDRHGKSGSDSHRERERHERRRGSPRGRSYSRSRSRSRSRSRSGSRGKSRDREHRGGRDFKSKFELERKDTECYNSSNTSGSQQQHPPPLLPLPTPPHPFSSSSSAGVSGVGGVPVVTSAHLPDSTTDSWSGYYGTQRQDGVVKPFSNKSVSLKQRCRDYDEKGFCVRGDLCPFDHGNDPLIVDDVNLPNMIPFPPPPVMPPAGLPMPPITEPPPPLRMPAMPPYGQPPPPGVFPMPGPPMIATSGIDTPNHQTAITSSPPIGPPGVGLPPTLPPPPPPPPSSSSSVSLRPQYVQSEYNYDPEGYNPESPGLTAAGRNPYRQFIPRVQSQRSNLIGLTSSEGQGSRAANIVIQTEPATAASTPGSNVSRFNTEQDNRKRTMGPSTAEGPAAKKPWMEKPSFNNQHKNTFPKRYHYVNTKLEVRKIPRELNNITKLNEHFSKFGTIVNIQVVFGGDPEAALIQYTKNEEARRAISSTEAVLNNRFIRVYWHREPGTNTTGLQQQDQSSGSQGAGSVPSQGPQHNTMHKGIKQHSPAAYVLNKTVAKHRLPALPGITATTKPESLNTNTDGVTVAPALTNTQKGPYTSTALKSSSKSFGRTGKALEAQEVLKKKQEALKLQQDMRKKKQEMLKTQIDCQKALINRLEKNRGMKPEERANIMKTLKELTEKIAQLQNDMNPASQAQKELLDAELDFHKKMSSGEDTTDLKRKLGQLQVEATRLGLIRPPAGRGRGRGKMALEPGSVHAGRGRGRSREMMARSGAVNRMVVDHRPRSLAILGVTQEEKEELMPHFVKFGEVEDVRDQDANTVVMTFKTRSEAENAANQGAKFKGRVLQISWHKPKTPSVTTEPEEEEAKDEDNTKEASSYLPGEEEEEEEEDDDEDDEYESRSWRR, from the exons ATGATCATAGAGAATGTTGAAGCCTTGAAGTCGTGGCTGGCAAAACTCCTGGAGCCAAT ATGTGATGCTGACCCCTCTGCGTTAGCCAACTACGTGGTGGCTCTTGTGAAGAAGGACAAACCGGAGAAAGAGCTGAAAGCACTTTGTGCTGATCAGCTTGATGTCTTCCTACAAAAAG AGACAACGGGATTTGTCGATAAACTTTTTGAATGTCTAACAACAAAGAACTACCTGGGAAATCCTGCTGCCAAGGAAGTTCCTAAAGAAGAGGTCAAACCACCTGCAGTCAAATCTGATGTTGTAGAG gCTGAAActccagaggaggagagagaaaacaggcGGAGGAGAAGTCCTCAGAGAAACCGATCTGACTTCGAGTCCAG GAGCCGCGATGACAGGAGGCGAGATGAGCGCAAGCGCCGCGACTTCGATCGGCACGGGAAAAGCGGCAGCGACTCTCACCGCGAGCGGGAGCGACACGAGCGTCGCAGGGGCAGCCCCCGCGGGAGGAGCTACAGCCGGAGCCGCAGCAGAAGCCGCAGCCGGAGCAGGAGTGGCAGCCGAGGAAAGAGCAGGGACAGGGAGCACAGAGGAGGCAGAG ACTTCAAGTCAAAGTTTGAGTTGGAAAGGAAGGATACAGAGTGCTACAACTCTTCCAACACATCAGgctcccagcagcagcacccgCCGCCTCTCCTGCCTCTGCCCACACCTCCGCACCCCTTTTCTTCCTCGTCGTCCGCTGGAGTCTCAGGAGTTGGAGGCGTTCCCGTAGTTACATCGGCTCACCTGCCCGATAGCACGACAGACAGCTGGTCTGGCTACTATGGCACCCAGAGGCAAGATGGCGTCGTCAAGCCATTCAGCAACAAGAGCGTTTCGCTCAAACAGCGCTGCAGGGATTACGATG AAAAGGGATTTTGTGTCCGTGGTGACCTTTGTCCATTCGACCACGGCAACGACCCTCTAATCGTTGATGATGTCAATCTACCCAACATGATTCCGTTCCCTCCCCCACCTGTTATGCCCCCCGCTGGTCTGCCCATGCCCCCAATCACTGAGCCACCGCCTCCCCTCAGGATGCCTGCGATGCCACCCTATGGCCAGCCACCACCACCGGGTGTCTTCCCCATGCCTG GACCCCCAATGATAGCAACCAGTGGGATTGATACCCCCAACCACCAAACGGCAATCACTTCTTCTCCTCCCATCGGACCACCCGGTGTGGGGCTACCGCctactcttcctcctcctcctccacctcctccttcctcGTCTTCATCTGTTTCTCTTCGTCCCCAATATGTCCAGTCTGAAT ATAACTATGATCCAGAGGGCTATAACCCTGAATCACCGGGCCTGACTGCAGCAGGGCGAAACCCGTACCGCCAGTTCATTCCCCGGGTGCAGAGCCAGCGCTCCAACCTCATCGGCCTCACCTCGAGCGAAGGACAAGGCTCCAGAG CTGCCAACATAGTGATTCAGACAGAGCCTGCCACTGCAGCCAGCACTCCTGGAAGTAACGTGTCCCGTTTCAACACAGAGCAGGACAACAGGAAGAGAACCATGGGACCCAGTACAGCTGAGGGTCCAGCTGCTAAAAAACCCTGGATGGAGAA GCCGAGCTTTAACAACCAACATAAGAACACTTTTCCCAAGAGGTATCACTATGTGAACACCAAGTTGGAGGTGCGCAAGATCCCACGCGAGCTCAACAACATCACCAAGCTCAATGAGCACTTCAGCAAGTTTGGAACCATCGTCAATATCCAG GTGGTGTTTGGTGGAGACCCAGAGGCGGCGTTAATACAGTACACAAAGAATGAAGAGGCCAGACGGGCCATATCCAGCACCGAGGCGGTCCTCAACAACCGCTTCATCCGCGTGTACTGGCACCGCGAGCCCGGCACTAACACCACAGGGCTTCAGCAGCAGGACCAGAGCTCAGGGAGCCAGGGGGCCGGGTCAGTGCCCAGCCAGGGGCCGCAGCACAACACCATGCATAAG GGGATCAAGCAGCACAGTCCAGCTGCCTACGTGTTGAACAAGACTGTAGCCAAGCATCGCCTGCCAGCCTTGCCTGGGATCACAGCTACCACCAAGCCAGAGAgcctgaacacaaacacagacggtGTCACT GTGGCGCCTGCACTGACGAACACCCAGAAGGGCCCCTACACTTCCACAGCCCTGAAGTCGTCCTCAAAGAGCTTTGGGAGAACGGGAAAAGCACTAGAAGCACAGGAAGTCCTCAAGAAGAAACAG GAGGCATTAAAACTCCAGCAGGACATGAGAAAGAAGAAGCAAGAGAtgttaaagacacaaattgactgcCAGAAG GCCCTGATAAACCGCCTGGAGAAGAACCGAGGGATGAAACCTGAGGAGCGAGCCAACATCATGAAGACCCTGAAGGAGCTGACGGAGAAGATCGCACAGCTGCAGAATGATATGAACCCCGCCTCCCAG GCCCAGAAGGAATTGCTGGATGCTGAGCTGGACTTTCACAAGAAGATGAGCTCTGGAGAGGATACAACAGACCTCAAGAGAAAACTGGGACAGCTACAGGTGGAG GCGACTCGGTTGGGTCTGATCCGGCCTCCAGCGGGTCGAGGTCGGGGTCGTGGGAAGATGGCGCTGGAGCCCGGTTCGGTGCACGCAGGACGTGGCAGGGGTCGAAGCCGGGAGATGATGGCTCGCAGCGGGGCCGTAAACCGCATGGTGGTCGACCACAGGCCCAGATCCCTGGCTATTCTAGGGGTTActcaggaggagaaggaggagctaATGCCGCACTTTGtg AAATTTGGTGAGGTCGAGGATGTCCGTGACCAAGACGCCAACACTGTTGTCATGACCTTCAAAACACGAAGCGAAGCAGAGAAT gCAGCAAATCAGGGAGCTAAGTTCAAAGGTCGTGTGCTGCAGATTTCCTGGCACAAGCCCAAGACGCCCTCTGTTACAACGgagccggaggaggaggaggctaaAGATGAGGATAATACG AAGGAAGCTAGCTCTTACTTGCctggtgaggaggaagaggaagaggaggaggacgacgaTGAAGATGACGAGTACGAGAGCCGATCTTGGAGACGATGA